From a region of the Clupea harengus chromosome 9, Ch_v2.0.2, whole genome shotgun sequence genome:
- the LOC116221914 gene encoding uncharacterized protein LOC116221914, producing MWAENDFPPPGLVYLQSCEAPGDDKVYTMYHGTSKEVAAIIRKTGFQQSSDGMLGRGVYLSRDLQKASRYPLELPESQRVVLKVSVKVGKVVAIDHQGHPQQKSWHDCGYDTAWCPPKCGMVRSGLEEDCVWDPKRIAIIKVIPPNMENVFLPSGNSCLQSCEVPGDGGVYTMYHGTSKQVAAIIKKSGFRQSRDGMLGRGVYLSRDLQKASRYPLGLPKSQRVVLRVRVNVGKVKKIDHQGHPLQNSWHYHGYDTAWCPPNCGMVPSGLEEDCVWDPNRIKVIDIIYPQNNQQFLPGQLHRDHTMHHGTSREVAVKILKKELTIKAPCRRAGITMGTILPNCGMVPSDLEEDCVRDPQ from the exons ATGTGGGCAGAAAATGACTTTCCTCCACCAGGTCTTGTTTACCTCCAGAGCTGTGAAGCACCAGGTGATGATAAAGTCTACACCATGTACCATGGCACATCAAAAgaagttgctgccatcattaggAAAACAGGCTTCCAGCAGTCCAGTGATGGTATGCTGGGACGGGGAGTCTACCTCAGCCGGGATCTGCAGAAGGCCAGCAGGTACCCTCTGGAACTGCCCGAGTCACAGAGAGTCGTCCTCAAAGTGAGCGTGAAAGTTGGCAAGGTTGTAGCAATTGACCACCAAGGACACCCCCAGCAGAAGAGTTGGCATGATTGCGGATACGACACGGCCTGGTGCCCTCCAAAGTGTGGTATGGTTCGCAGTGGTCTGGAAGAGGACTGCGTGTGGGATCCCAAACGGATTGCCATTATTAAAGTAATTCCCCCAAAcatgg aaaatgtatttcttcCATCAGGTAATTCTTGCCTCCAGAGCTGTGAAGTGCCAGGTGATGGTGGAGTCTACACCATGTACCATGGCACATCAAAAcaagttgctgccatcattaagAAATCAGGCTTCAGGCAGTCCAGGGATGGTATGCTGGGACGGGGAGTCTACCTCAGCCGGGATCTGCAGAAGGCCAGCAGGTACCCTCTGGGACTGCCTAAATCACAGAGAGTCGTtctcagagtgagagtgaatgttGGCAAGGTTAAAAAAATTGACCACCAAGGACACCCACTGCAGAACAGTTGGCATTATCACGGATACGACACAGCCTGGTGCCCTCCGAACTGTGGTATGGTTCCCAGTGGTCTGGAAGAGGACTGCGTGTGGGATCCCAATCGAATCAAAGTCATTGATATTATTTATCCCCAAAACAACCAGCAAT TTCTCCCTGGTCAGTTGCACCGAGACCACACCATGCACCATGGCACTTCAAGAGAGGTTGCAGTCAAAATTCTGAAGAAAGAACTGACCATCAAGGCCCCCTGCAGAAGAGCTGGCATAACTATGGGTACGATACTCCCCAACTGTGGCATGGTTCCCAGTGACCTGGAAGAGGACTGTGTACGGGATCCCCAATGA